In the genome of Vanacampus margaritifer isolate UIUO_Vmar chromosome 1, RoL_Vmar_1.0, whole genome shotgun sequence, one region contains:
- the LOC144050881 gene encoding BTB/POZ domain-containing protein 6-B-like produces MPTADCRLLHHGRIMRCLSCLLLLPDTLRKSKKLGGLPLPSDDKHRKMAAELCAANKGSLASGTAEADADKAATTKEATAAAAAASVSQAAGGGGEGGGGGESGGAAASSPSRDQLDVSDNNNIAAAAAAAEPRSWQGRHPTLRERNALMFNNELMADVHFMVGPPGGSQRVPAHKYVLAVGSSVFCAMFYGDLAEEEADIHIPDVEPAAFLIMLKYMYSDEIELEADTVLAALYAAKKYIVPALARACVNFLETSLEAKNACVLLSQSRLFEEPELSQRCWEVIDAQAELALRSEGFCEIDLQTLEIILRRETLNAKEAVVLEAVLNWASAECQRRGLAPATRNQRQVLGKALFLVRIPAMSLEEFADGAAQSDILTLEETRNMFLWYTAANKPRLDFPTSARTGLAPQRCHRFQSSAYRSNQWRYRGRCDSIQFAVDKRVFITGLGLYGSSGGKAEYGVCIELKRQGAMLAQRLTKFVSDGSSGTFPVWFEHPVQIEPDAFYTASAVLDGNELSYFGQEGMTEVQCGRVTFQFQCSSDSTNGTGVQGGQIPELVFYA; encoded by the exons ATGCCCACGGCGGACTGCCGGCTGCTCCATCATGGCCGGATCATGAGGTGCCTGAgctgcctgctgctgctgcccgaCACACTCCGAAAGTCCAAGAAGCTCGGCGGGCTCCCGCTGCCGTCCGACGACAAGcacaggaagatggcggcggaGCTGTGCGCCGCCAACAAGGGCAGCCTGGCGAGCGGCACCGCGGAGGCGGACGCCGACAAGGCGGCGACCACCAAGgaggcgacggcggcggcggcggcggcgagcgtGAGCCAGGCCGCCGGCGGGGGAGGAGAAGGGGGAGGCGGGGGAGAAAGCGGAGGTGCGGCGGCCAGCAGCCCCAGCAGAGATCAGCTCGACGTCagcgacaacaacaacatcgccgccgccgccgccgccgccgagccCCGCAGCTGGCAGGGCCGCCACCCCACACTCCGGGAAAG GAACGCTTTGATGTTCAACAACGAGCTGATGGCTGACGTGCACTTCATGGTGGGCCCGCCGGGTGGCTCGCAGAGGGTCCCGGCTCACAAG TACGTGCTGGCTGTGGGCAGCTCGGTGTTCTGCGCCATGTTCTACGGCGACCTGGCCGAGGAGGAGGCGGACATCCACATCCCGGATGTGGAACCCGCTGCTTTCCTCATCATGCTCAA GTACATGTACAGCGACGAGATCGAGCTGGAGGCGGACACGGTGCTGGCCGCCCTGTACGCCGCCAAGAAGTACATCGTGCCGGCGCTGGCCCGGGCTTGCGTCAACTTCCTGGAGACCAGCCTGGAGGCCAAGAACGCTTGCGTGCTGCTTTCTCAGAGCCGCCTTTTCGAGGAACCCGAGCTGAGCCAACGCTGCTGGGAGGTCATCGACGCTCAGGCCGAGCTGGCGCTGCGCTCCGAAGGCTTTTGCGAAATCGACCTGCAGACGCTGGAGATCATCCTGCGCCGCGAGACGCTCAACGCCAAGGAGGCGGTGGTGTTGGAGGCCGTCCTGAACTGGGCGTCCGCCGAGTGCCAGCGGCGGGGGCTGGCGCCCGCCACCCGCAACCAGCGGCAGGTTTTGGGCAAGGCGCTCTTCCTGGTGCGCATCCCGGCCATGAGCCTGGAGGAGTTCGCCGACGGGGCGGCGCAGTCCGACATCCTGACGCTGGAGGAGACGCGCAACATGTTCTTGTGGTACACGGCCGCCAACAAGCCCCGGCTGGACTTCCCGACGAGCGCCAGGACGGGTCTGGCGCCGCAGAGGTGCCACAGATTCCAGTCGTCGGCCTACCGGAGCAACCAGTGGCGCTACCGGGGCCGCTGCGACAGCATCCAGTTTGCCGTGGACAAGCGGGTCTTCATCACCGGGCTGGGCTTGTACGGCTCCAGCGGCGGCAAGGCCGAGTACGGCGTTTGCATCGAACTCAAGCGGCAGGGCGCCATGCTGGCCCAGCGCCTCACTAAGTTTGTGTCGGACGGCTCCAGCGGGACTTTCCCCGTGTGGTTCGAGCACCCGGTCCAGATCGAGCCCGACGCCTTCTACACGGCCAGCGCGGTTCTGGACGGCAACGAGCTCAGCTACTTTGGGCAGGAGGGCATGACGGAGGTGCAGTGCGGCCGGGTCACCTTCCAGTTCCAGTGCTCCTCGGACAGCACCAACGGCACCGGCGTGCAGGGGGGGCAGATCCCCGAGCTCGTCTTCTACGCCTGA